One window from the genome of Amycolatopsis sp. NBC_01480 encodes:
- a CDS encoding S8 family serine peptidase, producing MAAPPAGAATPSTSDTFSATAASQIAALQAVKTGQTAVESKMDSRLLVEQKLQARRLSAAAVPALKAGDVSAAGTALVDIRATKVTDGLVGDLRTAGAGIRSLSDREASIRAEVPLSALPAIAARTDVKRVETADQAITAREVEHPAAPGKAAPAETKQQKSARIEGALKQALAAKGQRSAAAATITSEGDRAHNADLARQQFGVTGTGVKACALSDGVDSLAVSQAKGELPANVDVPAGQAGSGDEGTAMLEILHDLAPNASLGFASAFQSDASFADNIRTLRFQSHCDVIVDDVIYFAESPFQDGMIARAVNDVTADGALYFSSAGNEGNVADGTSAHWEGDFADSGKTVGKFAGTAHNFAGAAGNQVFEPISDASSAGVPVTLHWSDPLGAASDDYDLYLLDAAGNVVSFSQNVQNGTQDPFEVLSTPLFGGTGLRLAVVKFAGQGRYLSITAFNSRFRDSADGLKAYSTPGAVVGHSSARTAFAVAAAPAGAAFGRPLEPGDPANPAGPFPAAFSGASKAERFSSDGPRRMFYEADGTPITPGNVSSTGGEVRGKPEITAADGVRTSVSGFDPFFGTSAAAPHAAGIAALVLSGNPGLSSSDVRDAFLNTAVDIEAPGTDNLTGAGVVLADKVLAYTGATPQPYAQAQTPTVKTASGGSSLNPGDTAKVTLPVTNIGDGAASSTSVVLTSPTPGVTITPRIKAYGTISPGQTGVNDFTVTVPASQQLGVPVVLAAKVSFVGSLSPVTSTFPLGVGTPSPVAQTFAYTGPAVAIPDNSPLGASVPLVVSGVGPASKVSVSIDGATCTTAEGATTVGIDHTYVADLAGTLVSPSGATATLFQHAGSSANNLCQVVFDDSAAKLFSSVSSVDAPFTGTYKPVNAQTGLNGLGTADGTWTFKAVDNAVGDTGSIRSVSLHVNGFVGAAPAPGQAAGVHQSVSTGPVHPVNALA from the coding sequence GTGGCCGCCCCGCCCGCGGGCGCGGCGACCCCGTCCACATCGGACACGTTCTCCGCCACCGCCGCCAGCCAGATCGCCGCGCTCCAGGCGGTGAAAACCGGGCAGACCGCCGTCGAGTCCAAAATGGACAGCCGATTGCTGGTCGAGCAGAAGCTCCAGGCCCGGCGGCTCAGCGCGGCGGCCGTGCCCGCGCTGAAGGCGGGCGACGTCTCCGCCGCCGGCACCGCGCTCGTGGACATCCGCGCCACCAAGGTCACCGACGGGCTGGTCGGCGACCTGCGCACGGCGGGCGCGGGCATCCGGTCGCTTTCGGACCGGGAGGCGAGCATCCGCGCCGAGGTGCCGCTCTCGGCGTTGCCCGCGATTGCCGCGCGCACCGACGTGAAACGGGTCGAGACCGCCGACCAGGCGATCACCGCCCGCGAGGTCGAGCACCCGGCCGCGCCGGGCAAGGCCGCCCCGGCCGAGACCAAACAGCAGAAGAGCGCCCGCATCGAGGGCGCGTTGAAGCAGGCGCTCGCGGCGAAGGGCCAGCGCTCCGCCGCCGCGGCCACCATCACCAGTGAGGGCGACCGCGCGCACAATGCGGACCTCGCCCGCCAGCAGTTCGGCGTCACCGGCACCGGCGTGAAGGCCTGCGCGCTGTCCGACGGCGTCGACTCCCTCGCCGTCTCGCAGGCGAAGGGCGAACTGCCCGCGAACGTCGACGTCCCCGCGGGCCAGGCCGGCTCGGGCGACGAGGGCACCGCGATGCTCGAAATCCTCCACGACCTCGCGCCCAACGCCTCGCTCGGCTTCGCCTCGGCCTTCCAGTCGGACGCCAGCTTCGCCGACAACATCCGCACGCTCCGCTTCCAGTCGCACTGCGACGTGATCGTCGACGACGTCATCTACTTCGCGGAATCCCCGTTCCAGGACGGGATGATCGCCCGGGCCGTGAACGACGTGACCGCCGACGGCGCGCTCTACTTCTCCTCCGCGGGCAACGAGGGCAACGTCGCGGACGGCACCTCCGCGCACTGGGAAGGCGACTTCGCCGACTCCGGCAAGACGGTCGGCAAGTTCGCCGGCACCGCGCACAACTTCGCGGGCGCCGCGGGCAACCAGGTCTTCGAGCCGATCTCCGACGCCTCGTCCGCCGGTGTCCCGGTGACGCTGCACTGGTCCGACCCGCTCGGCGCGGCCTCGGACGACTACGACCTCTACCTGCTCGACGCCGCCGGCAACGTGGTCAGCTTCAGCCAGAACGTGCAGAACGGCACCCAGGACCCGTTCGAGGTCCTGTCCACTCCGCTGTTCGGCGGCACCGGGCTGCGGCTCGCCGTGGTCAAGTTCGCCGGCCAGGGACGCTACCTGTCGATCACCGCGTTCAACAGCCGGTTCCGGGACTCGGCCGACGGCCTGAAGGCCTACAGCACCCCGGGCGCCGTGGTCGGCCACTCGTCCGCGCGCACCGCGTTCGCCGTCGCCGCCGCGCCCGCCGGGGCCGCGTTCGGCCGCCCGCTGGAGCCGGGCGACCCGGCGAACCCGGCCGGGCCGTTCCCGGCCGCGTTCTCCGGCGCCAGCAAGGCCGAGCGGTTCAGCTCCGACGGTCCGCGGCGGATGTTCTACGAGGCCGACGGCACGCCCATCACCCCGGGCAACGTCTCCTCGACCGGTGGTGAGGTGCGGGGCAAGCCCGAGATCACCGCGGCCGACGGCGTGCGCACCTCGGTGAGCGGGTTCGACCCGTTCTTCGGCACCTCCGCGGCCGCGCCGCACGCCGCGGGAATTGCGGCTCTGGTGCTGTCCGGCAACCCCGGACTGTCCTCATCGGACGTTCGCGACGCGTTCCTGAACACCGCCGTCGACATCGAGGCGCCCGGCACGGACAACCTGACCGGCGCGGGCGTCGTCCTCGCCGACAAGGTGCTCGCCTACACCGGGGCCACCCCGCAGCCGTACGCCCAGGCCCAGACGCCGACGGTCAAGACGGCCAGTGGCGGCTCCTCGCTGAACCCGGGCGACACCGCCAAGGTGACGCTGCCGGTGACCAACATCGGTGACGGCGCCGCGTCGTCCACCAGCGTCGTGCTCACCAGCCCGACCCCGGGCGTCACGATCACGCCGCGCATCAAGGCGTACGGCACGATCAGCCCGGGCCAGACCGGTGTGAACGACTTCACCGTGACCGTGCCGGCGAGCCAGCAGCTCGGCGTCCCGGTGGTGCTGGCCGCCAAGGTCAGTTTCGTGGGCTCGCTGTCGCCGGTCACCAGCACGTTCCCGCTCGGGGTCGGCACCCCGTCGCCGGTGGCGCAGACCTTCGCCTACACCGGCCCGGCGGTGGCGATCCCGGACAACTCGCCGCTCGGCGCCTCGGTGCCGCTCGTGGTGAGCGGGGTCGGGCCTGCGTCGAAGGTGTCGGTCTCGATCGACGGCGCCACCTGCACCACCGCCGAGGGCGCGACGACGGTCGGCATCGACCACACGTACGTGGCCGATCTGGCCGGCACGCTGGTCTCGCCCTCGGGCGCGACGGCGACGCTGTTCCAGCACGCCGGCAGCAGCGCCAACAACCTGTGCCAGGTGGTGTTCGACGATTCGGCGGCGAAGCTGTTCAGCTCCGTCAGCTCGGTGGACGCGCCGTTCACCGGCACGTACAAGCCGGTGAACGCGCAGACCGGACTGAACGGCCTCGGCACGGCCGACGGCACGTGGACGTTCAAGGCTGTCGACAACGCGGTCGGTGACACCGGCTCGATCCGCAGCGTTTCCCTGCACGTCAACGGCTTCGTCGGCGCCGCTCCGGCGCCGGGCCAGGCTGCCGGGGTGCACCAGTCGGTGAGCACGGGACCGGTCCACCCGGTCAACGCCCTCGCCTGA
- a CDS encoding acVLRF1 family peptidyl-tRNA hydrolase yields MAKARQVAGGGRAVEVAPDRLDGWFTRFAERNDGVRTTVLGAREVCVTAGNGVTATATVPFGPLAVTGEREGLAVEPFVAHVLVPRLIALLLVRLGGHSLGLARGGVVVLSRTDRHLVHGRSATGGWSQQRFARRRAGQARTALATAAQDAFEVLVPRLSEVDAVVLGGDRHALDRLRADRRLAPLFARAEPRVLEIAEPRRTVLEDAAEQAISVELVLRER; encoded by the coding sequence ATGGCGAAGGCACGTCAGGTCGCGGGTGGCGGGCGGGCCGTCGAGGTGGCACCGGACCGGCTGGACGGCTGGTTCACGCGCTTCGCGGAGCGCAACGACGGCGTCCGGACGACCGTGCTCGGCGCCCGTGAAGTGTGCGTGACGGCGGGCAACGGTGTCACGGCGACCGCAACTGTCCCGTTCGGACCGTTGGCCGTGACGGGGGAGCGCGAGGGGCTGGCCGTAGAGCCGTTCGTGGCCCACGTGCTCGTGCCGCGGCTGATCGCGCTGCTGCTGGTGCGCCTGGGCGGGCACAGCCTCGGCCTCGCCCGCGGCGGGGTGGTGGTGCTCTCGCGCACCGACCGGCACCTGGTGCACGGCCGGTCCGCGACCGGCGGCTGGTCGCAGCAGCGGTTCGCGCGCCGTCGCGCGGGACAGGCGCGCACGGCGCTGGCCACGGCCGCCCAGGACGCCTTCGAAGTCCTCGTGCCCCGACTGTCCGAAGTGGACGCAGTGGTGCTCGGCGGCGACCGGCACGCGCTGGACCGGCTGCGCGCGGATCGCCGGCTCGCGCCGTTGTTCGCCCGCGCGGAGCCCCGGGTGCTTGAAATTGCCGAGCCGCGGCGAACCGTGCTCGAAGACGCGGCGGAGCAGGCGATCTCCGTGGAACTGGTGCTGCGTGAGAGGTGA